The sequence GCGCGCAAATCGCCTTGTATTGCGCCGGCGCGGGCACGCGGCGCGCGAACACATTGACGAGCCGGCCACGCGCGATTTCGTCGTCGACGAGCGCCTCCCGGCACACCACCACCCCTTGCCCCGCAACCGCCGCCGCGATCGCCAGGCTCGCCAGATTGAACTCCGGCCCCCGCAGCGCGCTCGCATAGCCGGGCACGACCGCATCGAGCCACGTCCGCCATTCGACATACCTCGGCGCCTCCGGCCACGCCGACGCATCGTGCAGCGGCACGACGCTCGACACCCACTTCGCCGTCGCGCGCGGCGGATGCCGGTCGAGATACGCGGGCGCGGCGGCCGCGACGAGCGATTCGTCGAACAGCGGTTCGACGTGGAGCGCGCCATAGCTGAACGGGTCCCAGCGGATCGCGATATCGATGTCGTCCGCGCTCATCGTCTCGCGATCGATCGCATGAAACTCGGCCCTCAGCCGCACCGGCGTCTGCGGATGCAGCCGATGAAATTCGGTCAGCCTCGGCATCAGCCATTGCAGCGCGAACGACGGCAGGCAGCTCACCTGCAGCGGCGCGTCGGGCGCGCTCAGTTGCCGCAGCGTGCGGCCGAGCGATGCGAATGCCGCCACGGTGGCTTCGTGCAGCGCGCCGCCCTTCGGCGTCAACGCGAGCCCGCGCGCGTGGCGCACGAACAGCGGATAGCCGAGGCGCGCCTCGAGCTGGCGGATCTGCTGGCTGATCGCGCTTTGCGTCAGGTGCAGCGCGTCGGCCGCCTTCGTGAAGCTGCCGAGCCGGCCCGCCGCTTCGAAGCAGCGCAGCGCGCCGAGCAACGGCGTATCGAGCTTGATATCCATTAGCATGGCTTATGCATGGGCAAGAATTGATCGCTTCTTCGCACGGCCCGTGGGGCCTTACGATGAGGGCTTGTCCATCACATTTTATTTCAGATCATGCCAGTCGGCCGTTCGCTTTCGCTCGATCCCAATCTATTAGCTCAGCTTCAATCGCATTCGCCGACGCTGTGGCTCAATCCGCATCAAGGCATGCCGCTGCCGGACTTCGCGCCGACCGCCGCGGATCTCGCCGATGCCGACGCGCGCCTGCGCCGCTGCGCCGGCTTGCTGGCCGAGCTATTTGCCGAACTGCGGCCGTCGGGCGGGCTCATCACATCGCCGTTGCAGCCGGCCGAGCCGTTGAAGCGCGCCGCTCGAGCCGGCCATGCGCAGGCGGGCGCGTGGTACGTCAAGCGCGACGATGCATTGCCGGTGGCCGGCTCGATCAAGGCGCGCGGCGGTTTTCACGAGGTGCTCGCGCTCGCCGAATCGATCGCCGAGCGGCACGGCCTCGCGGGCGCCGACACCGCCGGCGCGCGCTCGCGAGCGGCGCGGCGCGTGCGCGGTTCGCGCGTCATACGGTGATGGTCGGCAGCACCGGCAATCTCGGCTTGAGCATCGGGATGCTCGCGTCGGCGCTCGGGTTCCGCACCGTCGTGCATATGTCGGCCGATGCGAAGGCGTGGAAGAAGGCGCGCCTGCGCACGCGCGGCGTGGAAGTCGTCGAGCATGCGGGCGATTATGCGAAAGCGGTGGACGCCGGGCGGCGGCAGGCCGCCGGGATGCCGTGCTGCCATTTCGTCGACGATGAAGGCTCGCGGATGCTGTTCCTCGGCTACGCGACGGCCGCCGCCGAGCTCGCCGCGCAACTCGCGCAGGCGGGCCGCCCGGTCGACGCGCGCCATCCGCTGTTCGTCCATCTTCCGTGCGGCGTCGGCGGCGCGCCGGGCGGCATCGTGTACGGGCTGAAGGCGCTGTACGGCGAGCACGTGCATGCGTTCGTCGCCGAGCCCACCGCGTCGCCTTGCGTGCTCGTGCAGCTCGCGGGCGACGCCGCGCATCCGCGCTCCGTCTACGACATCGGCCTCGACAATCGGACCGAGGCCGACGGGCTGGCGGTCGCGCAGGCGTCGCCTCTCGCCGCTGCGCTGTTGCGCGCGCAGGCCGCCGGCGCGTTCACCGTCGACGATCGCCAGTTGTTCGCCCATTTGCTCGACGCGCGCGAGCGGCTCGGCATCGACCTCGAGCCGTCCGCGGCGGCCGCGTTCGGCGGCCCGGCGTGGATCGCGGGATCGGACGCGGGGCGCGCCTATCTGCGCGGCCGGGGCATCGATCCGGATGCGGCGACGCACGTGATCTGGGCCACCGGCGGCTCGCTCGTGCCGGCGCAAGAGCATCGGCGTTTTCAGGCGCATGCGCGCGCGCAGCGGTAGGTGGGCGGCGCGGGCGCGTGAGGATGGGGGGGATTCGTGAAGTCGGAGTTGAAGACGAAGACGAAGACGAAGGCGAAGGCGAAGGCAGAGGCAGAGGCAGAGACGCCGCCCGCGCGGCGCGGCGCCCTCGACCGATCCGAACGCCCCGCGACGAACGCGGCCCGCGCGCGCTACGCGCCGTCGCGTCGCGCATCCAGCTGCGCCTGGCGGATCAGCCACGCCTCGGTCTGCGCGATGTCGCCGGGGCGCCGCGGCTCGCTCGGACGGACGATGTAATAGCCGACCGACAGCGGCAGCGCGAAATCGAACAGCCGCCGCAGCCGGCCGGCCT is a genomic window of Burkholderia mallei ATCC 23344 containing:
- a CDS encoding LysR substrate-binding domain-containing protein, which translates into the protein MDIKLDTPLLGALRCFEAAGRLGSFTKAADALHLTQSAISQQIRQLEARLGYPLFVRHARGLALTPKGGALHEATVAAFASLGRTLRQLSAPDAPLQVSCLPSFALQWLMPRLTEFHRLHPQTPVRLRAEFHAIDRETMSADDIDIAIRWDPFSYGALHVEPLFDESLVAAAAPAYLDRHPPRATAKWVSSVVPLHDASAWPEAPRYVEWRTWLDAVVPGYASALRGPEFNLASLAIAAAVAGQGVVVCREALVDDEIARGRLVNVFARRVPAPAQYKAICARPEDARVKAFVGWLRAESDSYAARRQTQARP